In one Oscillospiraceae bacterium genomic region, the following are encoded:
- a CDS encoding dipeptidase, giving the protein MKRFRKLASVVLALTIIVAMNASLACTVTAAGKDATADGSVMVSHTCDGWYDHRIQIIEGGTHAAGEMVDIYRDPCADTKNTPELVGQIPQVESTYTYFHIGYPFMNDQGLVISEFTWSGRDEVFSSSGLFVIANLEILALQRAATAREAVQVMGALAEQYGYCDGGECLLVADKDEVWIFEICGGGMLWTPESGDPGAHWAARRVPDDKVFAGANRSRLGVIDFDDPDNYMWSTGITDLPEQMGWWKQGEEFNFTQLFNPEPYGYPFYASRREWRVFSLLAPSQDFPVIDRYDHYDFAITPDEKITPQNIMDIYSDHLEGTDYDLTTDAAAGPFGNPNRFAVPGSMKPEGMSGEDWEREIAQYRCSYSFVAQCRSWLPEEIGTLMWFGEDSPDTTVYVPMYCSVTEVPEAWTMGDRKNFDPDSAWWAFNFVNNYANLNWNAMYPLIREQKAAYESKFFADQESVEAQALELYNSDPASAVKFLTEYTNNAMNTVEEGWWSLAGQLVGHFYDGMQINEDGSSTNLGYPTEWLTEVGFGQTSVKDQAMLSGEPLETPAPSEEPAPTAAPTAAPTVAPQAPQSSNTALVGALIVMAIIAVGCVCAAVYFFNKSKKS; this is encoded by the coding sequence ATGAAACGCTTTAGAAAATTGGCTTCCGTCGTCCTGGCGCTGACCATCATTGTAGCGATGAACGCATCGCTCGCATGTACGGTTACCGCGGCCGGCAAGGACGCCACCGCCGACGGCTCCGTCATGGTCTCCCACACCTGCGACGGCTGGTACGACCACCGCATCCAGATCATCGAGGGCGGCACCCACGCCGCGGGCGAGATGGTCGACATCTACCGCGATCCCTGTGCCGACACCAAGAACACCCCCGAGCTGGTGGGGCAGATCCCCCAGGTGGAGAGCACCTATACTTATTTCCACATCGGCTACCCGTTCATGAACGACCAGGGCCTGGTGATCAGTGAGTTCACCTGGAGCGGCCGCGACGAGGTCTTCAGCTCCTCGGGCCTGTTCGTCATCGCCAACCTGGAGATCCTGGCTCTGCAGCGCGCCGCCACCGCCCGCGAGGCCGTCCAGGTTATGGGCGCCCTGGCCGAGCAGTACGGCTACTGCGACGGCGGCGAGTGCCTGCTGGTCGCCGACAAGGACGAGGTCTGGATCTTTGAGATCTGCGGCGGCGGTATGCTGTGGACCCCTGAGAGCGGCGATCCCGGCGCCCACTGGGCCGCCCGCCGGGTGCCCGACGACAAGGTGTTCGCCGGCGCCAACCGCTCCCGCCTGGGCGTCATTGACTTTGACGACCCCGACAACTACATGTGGTCCACCGGCATCACCGATCTGCCCGAGCAGATGGGCTGGTGGAAGCAGGGCGAGGAGTTCAACTTCACCCAGCTCTTCAACCCCGAGCCCTACGGCTACCCGTTCTACGCCAGCCGCCGCGAGTGGCGCGTGTTCAGCCTGCTGGCTCCCTCCCAGGACTTCCCCGTCATCGACCGCTATGACCACTACGACTTCGCTATCACCCCCGACGAGAAGATCACCCCCCAGAACATCATGGACATCTACTCCGACCACCTGGAGGGCACCGACTACGACCTGACCACCGACGCGGCCGCCGGCCCCTTCGGCAACCCCAACCGCTTTGCCGTCCCCGGCAGCATGAAGCCCGAGGGCATGTCCGGTGAGGACTGGGAGCGCGAGATCGCCCAGTACCGCTGCTCCTACAGCTTCGTAGCCCAGTGCCGCTCCTGGCTGCCCGAGGAGATCGGCACCCTGATGTGGTTCGGCGAGGACTCCCCCGACACCACCGTGTACGTGCCCATGTACTGCAGCGTCACCGAGGTGCCCGAGGCCTGGACCATGGGCGACCGCAAGAACTTCGACCCCGACTCCGCCTGGTGGGCCTTCAACTTCGTGAACAACTACGCCAACCTGAACTGGAACGCCATGTATCCCCTGATCCGGGAGCAGAAGGCCGCCTATGAGAGCAAGTTCTTCGCCGATCAGGAGAGCGTCGAGGCCCAGGCCCTGGAGCTGTACAACAGCGACCCCGCCTCCGCCGTGAAGTTCCTGACCGAATACACCAACAACGCCATGAACACCGTCGAGGAGGGCTGGTGGTCCCTGGCCGGCCAGCTGGTTGGCCACTTCTATGACGGCATGCAGATCAACGAGGACGGCTCCTCCACCAACCTGGGCTACCCCACCGAGTGGCTCACCGAGGTCGGCTTCGGCCAGACCAGCGTGAAGGATCAGGCCATGCTGAGCGGCGAGCCTCTTGAGACCCCCGCCCCCAGCGAAGAGCCCGCCCCCACCGCCGCTCCCACCGCCGCCCCCACTGTGGCGCCCCAGGCTCCCCAGTCCAGCAACACCGCCCTGGTCGGCGCGCTGATCGTCATGGCCATCATCGCCGTGGGCTGCGTGTGCGCCGCCGTCTACTTCTTCAACAAGTCCAAGAAGTCCTAA
- a CDS encoding poly-gamma-glutamate biosynthesis protein PgsC, with protein MNELAIIALLISLIYTDLTNLLPGGIIVPFYFALYIDEPVKAAATVGTAILSIFILRLLSRFTILYGRRKFALYIVVGLLLKIAFTYIYVGNSYMFFHMSMTIGYLVPGILGNTMERQGIWKTAYSLAVCVLAIKLIQFVLA; from the coding sequence GTGAATGAATTAGCCATCATCGCTCTACTAATCAGCCTCATCTATACCGACCTGACCAACCTGCTGCCGGGGGGCATTATCGTGCCCTTCTACTTCGCCCTGTACATCGACGAGCCGGTGAAGGCGGCGGCCACCGTGGGCACGGCCATTCTTTCCATCTTCATCCTCCGCCTCCTGTCCAGGTTCACCATCCTGTACGGGCGCAGGAAGTTCGCCCTGTACATCGTGGTGGGGCTGCTGCTCAAGATCGCCTTTACCTACATCTACGTGGGCAACTCCTACATGTTCTTCCACATGTCCATGACCATCGGCTACCTGGTGCCCGGCATCCTGGGCAACACCATGGAGCGGCAGGGGATCTGGAAGACGGCCTACTCCCTGGCCGTGTGCGTGCTGGCCATCAAGCTCATTCAGTTCGTCCTGGCATAG
- a CDS encoding C4-dicarboxylate ABC transporter permease has protein sequence MTMFQHSLAVLAVIAVVFAVVKKLKVSTELSLLAASVAAILAHLILPMGEDPRSPLPFTEIIRHFVEGSVTYFDICLVFLTATFFMSLYKESGGVAYIVRLIVKKFHSHRIVCLLLLTFVMLVPGAVTGSGATTVLTVGGLVGAVLMAMGVSEDRRIALIFMLAAMSAACPPINLWAMMAAAGANMPFVGFTAPLAILSIVSALFATFFLAGRGKKLNLDDAMAQLPEAPKGFNGIRAVIPFLVLIALIAGGRIFPAQFPVVGLPLIFMLSALSVILVSPKKIKIFETAVNTVKNLRELVGIMIMVGVLNQIMTLTGARGLLSLAVVTLPLWVLFAALWIILPVAEGVLQYAVAPLFGVPLIMLFNMLGFDPIIALSCWSVMLPIGDCLPPTAVVGRAAVLELDYKGHYYKGFVKTALVPMLFALALCTLAMIFCNQFAGLLGG, from the coding sequence GTGACAATGTTCCAGCATTCCCTGGCAGTGCTGGCCGTCATCGCCGTCGTCTTCGCCGTGGTCAAGAAGCTGAAGGTCTCCACCGAGCTTTCCCTTCTGGCCGCCTCCGTCGCGGCGATTCTCGCGCACCTGATACTGCCTATGGGAGAAGACCCGCGTTCCCCCCTGCCCTTTACCGAGATCATCCGCCACTTCGTCGAGGGCTCCGTCACCTATTTCGACATCTGCCTGGTCTTCCTGACCGCCACCTTCTTTATGTCCCTGTATAAGGAATCCGGCGGCGTGGCCTACATCGTCAGGCTGATCGTCAAGAAGTTCCACTCCCACCGCATCGTCTGCCTGCTCCTGCTCACCTTCGTCATGCTCGTGCCCGGCGCCGTCACCGGCTCCGGCGCCACCACCGTGCTCACCGTGGGCGGTCTGGTGGGCGCCGTGCTGATGGCCATGGGCGTCAGCGAGGACCGCAGGATCGCGCTGATCTTCATGCTGGCCGCCATGAGCGCGGCCTGCCCGCCCATCAACCTGTGGGCCATGATGGCCGCCGCCGGCGCCAACATGCCCTTCGTCGGCTTCACCGCACCCCTGGCCATCCTCTCCATCGTCAGCGCGCTCTTCGCCACCTTCTTCCTGGCCGGGCGCGGCAAGAAGCTGAACCTGGACGACGCCATGGCGCAGCTGCCCGAGGCCCCCAAGGGCTTCAACGGCATCCGCGCCGTCATCCCCTTCCTCGTCCTCATCGCCCTCATCGCGGGCGGCAGAATCTTCCCCGCCCAGTTCCCCGTGGTGGGCCTGCCCCTGATCTTTATGCTCTCCGCGCTCTCCGTCATCCTCGTCAGCCCCAAGAAGATCAAGATCTTTGAGACTGCCGTCAACACCGTCAAGAACCTCAGGGAGCTGGTCGGCATCATGATCATGGTGGGCGTGCTCAACCAGATCATGACCCTCACCGGCGCCCGCGGCCTGCTCTCCCTCGCCGTGGTCACCCTGCCCCTCTGGGTCCTCTTTGCCGCGCTGTGGATTATCCTCCCCGTGGCCGAGGGCGTGCTCCAGTACGCGGTGGCACCTCTCTTCGGCGTGCCCCTCATCATGCTCTTCAACATGCTGGGCTTCGACCCCATCATCGCCCTCTCCTGCTGGTCCGTCATGCTTCCCATCGGCGACTGCCTGCCCCCCACCGCCGTCGTCGGCCGCGCCGCCGTCCTGGAGCTGGACTACAAGGGCCACTACTACAAGGGCTTCGTCAAGACCGCGCTGGTCCCCATGCTCTTCGCCCTGGCGCTGTGCACCCTCGCCATGATTTTCTGCAACCAGTTCGCGGGCCTGTTGGGAGGTTGA
- a CDS encoding poly-gamma-glutamate system protein, translating into MRRNWFLLALTLCILLAGYLAVSLGRVSTRTEDYDLKVEAARRTERCFQAVRELKQARGIAIDYASDINATGMIGPDFSLITTTLGNLESKRTSTNPNMAAVLIDMFGELGLEPGDTVAINCSGSFPSLNIATICAAETMGLEPVLISSFGASTHGANDPDFTYQDMEAHLYDLGLISTKSAYFSIGGNLDIGTEMGAEVKQTIVARLEGLGYAFIYDEDLIRNVRDRYAFYREGRDVKCFINVGGNDVCFGDSSVMVHAGGGILTELAEKDHSIGLIQLFLADHIPVIHLLNVKTLAADYGLPIDPSPIPAPGSGGVYYSTRYNRPLAAAALLLALLPLGLYVRGVRRARSQTPARRDK; encoded by the coding sequence ATGAGACGAAATTGGTTTTTACTGGCGCTGACCCTCTGCATCCTCCTGGCCGGCTATCTGGCGGTCTCCCTGGGCAGGGTCTCCACCCGCACGGAGGACTACGATCTGAAGGTGGAGGCGGCCCGGCGCACCGAGCGCTGCTTCCAGGCCGTGCGCGAGCTGAAGCAGGCGCGGGGGATTGCCATCGACTACGCCAGCGACATCAACGCCACCGGCATGATCGGGCCGGACTTCTCGCTGATCACCACCACCCTGGGCAACCTGGAGTCCAAGCGGACCTCCACCAACCCCAACATGGCGGCGGTGCTGATCGACATGTTCGGGGAGCTGGGGCTGGAGCCGGGGGACACCGTGGCCATCAACTGCTCGGGGTCCTTCCCCTCCCTCAACATCGCCACCATCTGCGCGGCGGAGACCATGGGGCTGGAGCCCGTGCTTATCTCCTCCTTCGGCGCCTCCACCCACGGGGCCAACGACCCGGACTTCACCTACCAGGACATGGAGGCCCACCTCTACGATTTGGGCCTGATCTCCACCAAAAGCGCCTATTTCTCCATCGGCGGCAACCTGGACATCGGCACCGAGATGGGCGCGGAGGTGAAGCAGACCATCGTGGCCCGGCTGGAGGGCCTGGGCTATGCGTTCATTTACGACGAGGATTTGATCCGCAACGTGAGAGACCGGTACGCCTTCTACCGGGAGGGCAGGGACGTGAAGTGCTTCATCAACGTGGGGGGCAACGACGTGTGCTTCGGGGACAGCAGCGTGATGGTCCACGCCGGGGGCGGCATCCTCACCGAGCTGGCCGAGAAGGACCACTCCATCGGCCTCATCCAGCTCTTCCTGGCCGACCACATCCCGGTTATCCACCTGCTGAACGTCAAGACCCTGGCCGCGGACTACGGCCTGCCCATCGACCCCTCCCCCATCCCGGCGCCGGGAAGCGGCGGGGTGTACTACAGCACCCGGTACAACAGGCCCCTGGCCGCCGCGGCCCTGCTGCTGGCCCTGCTGCCCCTGGGGCTGTATGTACGCGGCGTGCGCCGGGCGCGGAGCCAAACGCCTGCCCGCAGAGACAAATAA
- a CDS encoding C4-dicarboxylate ABC transporter permease: MTMFQHSLAVLAVIAVVFAVVKKLKVSTELSLLAASVAAILAHLILPMGEDPRSPLPFTEIIRHFVEGSVTYFDICLVFLTATFFMSLYKESGGVAYIVRLIVKKFHSHRIVCLLLLTFVMLVPGAVTGSGATTVLTVGGLVGAVLMAMGVSEDRRIALIFMLAAMSAACPPINLWAMMAAAGANMPFVGFTAPLAILSIVSALFATFFLAGRGKKLNLDDAMAQLPEAPKGFNGIRAVIPFLVLIALIAGGRIFPAQFPVVGLPLIFMLSALSVILVSPKKIKIFETAVNTVKNLRELVGIMIMVGVLNQIMTLTGARGLLSLAVVTLPLWVLFAALWIILPVAEGVLQYAVAPLFGVPLIMLFNMLGFDPIIALSCWSVMLPIGDCLPPTAVVGRAAVLELDYKGHYYKGFVKTALVPMLFALALCTLAMIFCNQFAGLLGG, from the coding sequence GTGACAATGTTCCAGCATTCCCTGGCAGTGCTGGCCGTCATCGCCGTCGTCTTCGCCGTGGTCAAGAAGCTGAAGGTCTCCACCGAGCTTTCCCTTCTGGCCGCCTCCGTCGCGGCGATTCTCGCGCACCTGATACTGCCTATGGGAGAAGACCCGCGTTCCCCCCTGCCCTTTACCGAGATCATCCGCCACTTCGTCGAGGGCTCGGTCACCTATTTCGACATCTGCCTGGTCTTCCTGACCGCCACCTTCTTTATGTCCCTGTATAAGGAGTCCGGCGGCGTGGCCTACATCGTCAGGCTCATCGTCAAGAAGTTCCACTCCCACCGCATCGTCTGCCTGCTCCTGCTCACCTTCGTTATGCTCGTGCCCGGCGCCGTCACCGGCTCCGGCGCCACCACCGTGCTCACCGTGGGCGGTCTGGTGGGCGCCGTGCTGATGGCCATGGGCGTCAGCGAGGACCGCAGGATCGCGCTGATCTTCATGCTGGCCGCTATGAGCGCGGCCTGCCCGCCCATCAACCTGTGGGCCATGATGGCCGCCGCCGGCGCCAACATGCCCTTCGTCGGCTTCACCGCACCCCTGGCCATCCTGTCCATCGTCAGCGCGCTCTTCGCCACCTTCTTCCTGGCCGGGCGCGGCAAGAAGCTGAACCTGGACGACGCCATGGCGCAGCTGCCCGAGGCCCCCAAGGGCTTTAACGGCATCCGCGCCGTCATCCCCTTCCTCGTCCTCATCGCCCTCATCGCGGGCGGCAGAATCTTCCCCGCCCAGTTCCCCGTGGTGGGCCTGCCCCTGATCTTCATGCTCTCCGCGCTCTCCGTCATCCTCGTCAGCCCCAAGAAGATCAAGATCTTTGAGACCGCCGTCAACACCGTCAAGAACCTCAGGGAGCTGGTCGGCATCATGATCATGGTGGGCGTGCTCAACCAGATCATGACCCTCACCGGCGCGCGCGGCCTGCTCTCCCTCGCCGTGGTCACCCTGCCCCTCTGGGTCCTCTTCGCTGCGCTGTGGATCATCCTCCCCGTGGCCGAGGGCGTGCTCCAGTACGCGGTAGCCCCCCTCTTCGGCGTGCCCCTCATCATGCTCTTCAACATGCTGGGCTTCGACCCCATCATCGCCCTCTCCTGCTGGTCCGTCATGCTCCCCATCGGCGACTGCCTGCCCCCCACCGCCGTCGTCGGCCGCGCCGCCGTCCTGGAGCTGGACTACAAGGGCCACTACTACAAGGGCTTCGTCAAGACCGCACTGGTCCCCATGCTCTTCGCCCTGGCGCTGTGCACCCTCGCCATGATTTTCTGCAACCAGTTCGCGGGCCTGTTGGGAGGTTGA
- a CDS encoding poly-gamma-glutamate synthase PgsB, which produces MLQFAVLLAVGYMVYLIAEKKINDRYLSSFRHIIHVNGIRGKTSTCRLIDATLRGAGYRVFTKTTGTTPAYIGTDGTEHLIRRRGQPNIREQLSMIRRAHREGAEILILECMAVDPALQRAAQEQIVKGGLNVITNVRYDHIFAMGETLDEIAASLSNTIPKNGVLFTADEAYFDYFSTVCAQKGTRAVLCRQNELANDENTAIAYEVGKYLGLPDAGFRAHIAQYREDFGVNKRYTVDGVPFLNLFSVNDPQSTRLLLEQYTQDTGGVTFVYNHRADRPDRLLLFIRHFFSQIPCRRIIVIGENRGLACRLLRKSGLANVEEASDCNSIFQDKDAALIVGVGNIKGAVYDMIHDLEVDSRE; this is translated from the coding sequence ATGCTGCAATTTGCCGTTTTGCTCGCTGTCGGATACATGGTGTATCTGATCGCGGAAAAAAAGATCAACGACCGGTATCTGTCCTCCTTCCGGCATATTATCCACGTCAACGGCATACGGGGGAAAACCAGCACCTGCCGGCTGATCGACGCCACCCTGCGGGGGGCCGGGTACCGCGTGTTCACCAAGACCACCGGCACCACGCCGGCCTATATCGGCACGGACGGCACGGAGCACCTGATCCGCCGCCGTGGCCAGCCCAACATCCGGGAACAGCTGTCCATGATCCGCAGGGCGCACCGGGAGGGGGCCGAGATCCTCATTCTGGAGTGCATGGCGGTGGACCCCGCCCTCCAGCGCGCCGCCCAGGAGCAGATCGTGAAGGGCGGCCTCAACGTCATCACCAACGTGCGCTACGACCACATCTTCGCCATGGGGGAGACCCTGGACGAGATCGCCGCCAGCCTGTCCAACACCATCCCCAAGAACGGCGTGCTCTTCACCGCCGACGAGGCCTACTTCGACTATTTCAGCACGGTGTGCGCCCAGAAGGGGACCCGGGCGGTGCTGTGCAGGCAAAATGAACTGGCAAATGACGAGAACACGGCGATCGCCTACGAGGTTGGGAAATATCTCGGCCTCCCGGACGCCGGTTTTCGTGCCCATATCGCGCAGTACCGGGAGGATTTCGGCGTCAACAAGCGCTACACCGTGGACGGCGTCCCCTTCCTGAACCTGTTCTCCGTCAACGACCCCCAGTCCACCCGGCTGCTTCTGGAGCAGTACACCCAGGACACCGGCGGGGTTACCTTCGTCTACAACCACCGGGCGGACCGGCCGGACCGGCTGCTGCTCTTCATCCGGCACTTTTTCAGCCAGATCCCCTGCCGGCGGATCATCGTCATCGGGGAGAACCGGGGGCTGGCCTGCCGGCTGCTGCGGAAAAGCGGGCTGGCCAACGTGGAGGAGGCCTCGGATTGCAACAGCATTTTTCAGGACAAGGACGCCGCGCTCATTGTGGGCGTCGGGAACATCAAGGGCGCCGTCTACGATATGATACACGATTTGGAAGTTGATAGCCGTGAATGA
- a CDS encoding GGDEF domain-containing protein, with the protein MKRPELWAFPHEGLYRAEIEARLAEDGCRTQRLMGAAILLMQVVMIAIFAVREGGPFATPRRAGYVRLYITLIVFTVVFLLLQRHMRSWSGAARLRLGAGYAGVVSLWACAITALDQFGGNGLVVFSYMIPALAALIILSFRQSLIIFGGAFLVLNVTLVCLPDGMHNLFSNLVNSFALCTLSILIARRLYLARSSAHYGNIIIGRQYEEIAAANRRLEELAVTDQLTGLNNRRYLEQTVRRRLDGLRGGETAVAGLMVDIDFFKQYNDRYGHVAGDSCLRAIAGEIRRFAEQGDVYAVRYGGEEFFLCWIGCGRAQALEGAERLRAAVAAAGGTEGCVPVTVSIGLCVREPWGDTTLEDFVRLADAALYRAKAAGRNRTVLDGE; encoded by the coding sequence ATGAAGCGACCGGAGCTGTGGGCCTTTCCCCACGAGGGGCTCTACCGCGCGGAGATAGAGGCCAGGCTGGCGGAGGACGGCTGCCGCACGCAGCGGCTGATGGGCGCGGCCATCCTGCTGATGCAGGTGGTGATGATCGCCATATTCGCCGTCCGGGAGGGCGGGCCCTTCGCCACGCCCCGGCGGGCGGGATATGTGAGACTGTATATCACGCTGATCGTCTTTACCGTGGTTTTCCTGCTGCTCCAGCGGCATATGCGCTCCTGGAGCGGGGCGGCCCGGCTGCGGCTGGGGGCGGGCTACGCCGGGGTGGTCAGCCTGTGGGCCTGCGCAATCACCGCCCTGGACCAGTTCGGGGGCAACGGGCTGGTGGTGTTCAGCTACATGATCCCCGCCCTGGCGGCGCTGATCATCCTCAGCTTCCGGCAGAGCCTGATTATCTTCGGCGGGGCCTTCCTCGTGCTCAACGTGACCCTCGTCTGCCTGCCCGACGGGATGCACAACCTGTTCAGCAACCTGGTCAACAGCTTCGCCCTGTGCACCCTGTCGATCCTGATCGCCCGGCGGCTGTACCTGGCCCGCTCCTCCGCCCACTACGGCAACATCATCATCGGCCGGCAGTACGAGGAGATTGCGGCGGCCAACCGGCGGCTGGAGGAGCTGGCGGTGACCGACCAGCTCACCGGGCTCAATAACCGCCGCTATCTGGAGCAGACCGTGCGCCGCAGGCTGGACGGCCTGCGGGGCGGGGAGACGGCGGTGGCCGGGCTCATGGTGGACATCGACTTCTTCAAGCAGTACAACGACAGGTACGGCCACGTGGCGGGGGATTCCTGCCTGCGGGCCATCGCCGGGGAGATCCGCCGCTTTGCCGAACAGGGGGACGTGTACGCCGTGCGCTACGGCGGGGAGGAGTTCTTCCTGTGCTGGATCGGCTGCGGCAGGGCGCAGGCCCTGGAGGGGGCGGAGCGGCTGCGCGCCGCCGTGGCCGCCGCCGGGGGGACGGAGGGCTGCGTGCCGGTGACCGTGAGCATCGGCCTGTGCGTGCGGGAGCCGTGGGGGGACACCACGCTGGAGGACTTCGTCCGGCTGGCGGACGCGGCCCTCTACCGGGCCAAGGCCGCGGGGCGCAACCGCACCGTCCTGGACGGGGAATAG